The following coding sequences are from one Homalodisca vitripennis isolate AUS2020 chromosome 7, UT_GWSS_2.1, whole genome shotgun sequence window:
- the LOC124366515 gene encoding uncharacterized protein LOC124366515, translating to MWIIVPLAISIIATGSGYLETVDAQQYWNYQDYPESPSYNTWSAPTENQENGLLQMVSRLCPNCLQSGGIDEVSGIPGLRNAIEYSYFNTIKPSINEMFDKYGIDRGATYRYADSLCNRNSQMISFLPGNDVVDMLCSDIHQTVQQENL from the exons ATGTGGATTATTGTACCTTTGGCAATATCGATAATCGCTACAGGGTCGGGATATTTGGAAACAGTGGACGCCCAGCAGTACTGGAACTATCAG GATTATCCTGAGAGTCCCTCCTACAACACCTGGAGTGCTCCAACTGAGAATCAAGAGAATGGGTTGCTACAAATGGTTTCCAGACTGTGTCCCAACTGCCTACAATCGGGTGGAATAGATGAGGTCTCCGGCATTCCAGGTTTAAGAAATGCCATTGAATATTCATATTTCAACACGATAAAGCCATCCATAAATGAAATGTTTGACAAATACGGAATCGATAGAGGAGCCACGTACAGATACGCTGACAGTCTGTGTAACAGGAATTCACAAATGATATCATTCCTACCCGGCAATGACGTGGTGGATATGCTTTGCTCTGATATTCATCAGACGGTGCAGCAGGAAAATTTGTAA